CCATGGggaatacaaaattattttctacttcttttaaGTGGGATATTATTGttgaaacttttgttttgttcacaATGACTGGGATCAGTTAATCCACACAGAAAGATATAGAACGGAGAGAATAGATCACACACGGGAAACCCAGAGCTCAGCTGTTTCTCTTCTACTGTTTTCCTGGAATTAGAGAAGTTCACTTTTCCATTTGATAGTGTCACTTCTTAACAACCTCAAAATCAGAACTGCCTTCTCCAGATGACATGATAACTATGGGTCTAGAGGGAGATGAGCTGATGACATTTCTTCCTTATAACTACTTCTGCGGGCCTCATTCTACAAGGATGTTTGTCAAAGGCTCAGCTGGGTGagtgtttcattttctcttcattatAGTGAGAGCTGTAAGTAAGTGGTAGAAGGAAGCAGAATTTTCTGTAACAAATGATTAGAGAAATCTCTGCTTAGAATATTACTTTTGAGCCACTCTGTGTAACAAGCATTCAACAGATGCTTGTACACATAAAGGCATCAATGTGATGATTAATAGAAGAACATAGATTTCTCTTAACATGATCTCTGGTTATGTAAGTGATACTAGAACAGACTGTTCAGAAAAGAAGCAAGGCATAGCaggaaaatagaaagagagaaagaaaagtatgaAAGCGTGAAGATGATCAATTGGTATTCTATATTCAGTGAATGTGCAGTGCAGTCAATcacttttttaaatgaatgtatttcatatacatgtaaaaaGTTGCTCCAGATTCAACATTTAGGGGGCACATCTGACATAGGATTCTCCTGAATGTGTACCCTAATAATTCTAACAATATGGTTCCACACAGGTGTTGCCAACTGTGTTAGGTTTCCAACCTGTAACAAGACACTGAAATACCTTACAGGGTGATAAACAAGCATATCCACCTTTTGGTCAGCAGGATTACCTTCATAGTACTTATTTACCTTaaactgtattttgtattttctcattttacttcttttctcaAGTTAACTGACTGTATGTGTTTAATAATAAGAAACTTAAgctagaaatataaaacaaatattaactaATTTAGTATTTATcaataattttcttatttgttacATTTGAATATCTTTAGGAATTCTCAGGAAAGTTTTAACTCATAGCCTAGGAACATATAAGATACTGTTAATATTATGTAGTAagggtttttcttttaactttagaGATATTTGTTATTCTATtacaattatttcttttttggttgttttcataATTACTTCTGTTTATACTTTATTCTGTTATATGGAAAAATGGTTCAAGCTAAGAAATTTCTCAGGTCTTGGATCTATGAAATTACACAGGTAAGCATTAGAATTAGTTATATAATCATATAGCTTCTGGGTACATCCATATCTTATAAAGTTTTTACATGTCACAAACAGGTGTTTAAAACAGTGGTGCAATTTTCTTTATGGCACTTTCACAAGAAATGCTAGGAACAGATATATCTATTTAGTTATCAAGTATAATTTTGATTTCTAGGCTCTTTggataactccagcttcagtcaACATTTAGTATTGAACTACAGAAATGATCACTGAAAGCACAGTTTTAGCATTTAATGATACCATAAAATAATATCAGGGTTTTTTGCAAgtatatttacaattttaaagaaatcactcttaattttccattattatactctatataaatatatgaccACCCAAGTATTACTTGCCAGGACATATAGCTTCAgcaccaatttttttttcaaataaatccaAACACTTTCCTCAGTGCATGCTTATGCTAACAGCTCTGTATCCATGGTAGCTATGGTCTTTTCTTGTCCACTCTCAATTTCAGTGAACACCAAAGAAAGATGCCACTTGGTCAAGATGTGTCATTTTCTGTACGGGATAAACATTTACAAAACACTGGTTATGAAATAGAAATTTTGATACATATATTCTTGGAGGGAAAACACTTAAATTACTGTCCTTTGCcatatattatcatttttatattacttgtatTATGTTATAGTTTAATAAGTTATAGATGTATAAGTAATAAAGCATTTTATACATAAATGGTTTGGGCAtttgcaattttaaaattcaaaagacaCTATTATTCTTTCAATTTGGAGAACAAGTCTTATATTAAGTATTATCCAGGagcttatatttatttaaaatttagttattcaattttacatatatgagtgttttgcttgcatatatgtctgtgtgccactaAAATACCATATCATATACAGCAATGGATActccagaactagagttacaaatagtCGTGACCCACATGTCTTTGCTGGGAATCTGACCCAGCACTTCACAAGAGTTAAAGTGCTATTAATGACTAATAATGAAGCATTAAAAAACAGAATGTCACTGTACAGCTACTGTAAATGTAAGTTGATGACAGAAGTAGATGTGTGGGTCTGATAATTGGGATGAACCCATTAATTCACtagattaagtttttttttaagaacaaaaatcatgtaactgtaaAATGTGTCATTTATCATGTTGTATTCCTGGAGATATTAAAGGATGGTCTCTTCTACTAACTGCTGCCTTATTTTTACTCATACAAGCTTGCCATGGGTCTATGCATGCAGAATATTTGAGTGAACTTGAAAATATAATTGGGCACTCCTTTTCCCACAAGCTTTGAATCAGTGTAGACATTTTCTACTTCTTTATCACCAAGTTGATTTTACAGTACAGAATTCATAATCAATCCAATAATAAATTGATCCTGATAACCAGGCCAAGTAACTTACATAAGCACCAAAGGTAAAACTGTTGAGTAAAACTGTGTCTAAGCTCTAGTGATGTATGATAACACTGGAATGTTGTTTTCCACTAGATGAGAAGAAATCTCTTTTAAACATAAATTCCAAACAGCAAGATTGAGTTTGTCATAATGTATGGAAAATAAGGTTTGTCTTAGcatcccacactctctcttgctgtaGCCTCCCAGCTCCTCATCTTCAGATGGGAATATGAAGTCTGTAGTaactacagaaaccaggaaagcaaAATGGGACCATTATCAGGTTAGGGTGAGGGTGGGGCGATGGAGAGCAGAATAGCAGACTACAAGTATCTGATCGGGAAAATGGAAGAGACAGGGCTCCTTAGGGGTAAAGGGGCAGGTAAATACAGAAGAAGTGGGGAGGAAAGTGAAGGGGAGTAGCAGAGGACACAACTGATCAAATCAAagagagaaatgggaaaatgGTGAGTTCTTAGGTAAGGGGGaggagataaatatagaaaaaggaGGGAGCTATGGAAAAATAACAGCACGAATGGCCAAAAAAGGCCTAAGGAAGCATCCTAAGTATAAAATGAGCCAGCATATAGCAACAGGATTGGATTTCTAAGGTATCAGACTCAGAACACAAAGTGTGTATCCTGTGCAGATATTACACTAATTGCATTTATTTTCCATAATACTCTTTTTATAGGAGATACTTGGAGGGTATATAGAAGTGTAGGCTGTATCAAGTATGAAATATCAAAAGTAAAATAGATAAGTTACTCAAGAATTGGTAGGAAAAACAGAATGATTATATATCTATACTGTGAAGTGAATCATAAGTTTGATATATAATctattatttttcagaaatatgAAATTgactttcattatatttttaagaagagTTCCATTTATGTCTTCAATCAAGAATGTCCTTTATTTCCAATCTGGACTAGGAGTCCTAGCGAATGTGTTTTTACTgactttctatattttcataCTCCTAAGTCACAGACCTAAGCCCATGGACCTGATCTCGTGTCAATTAACCTTCGTTCACATAATTATGGTCCTCAGTGCAGGGGATATTTGGTTTTCAGACTTATTTGAGTCACTGAACATCAAAAATGACTTCATATGTAAGGCAACTTTTTACATAAGCAGGGTGATGAGAGGCCTCTCTATCTCcatcacctgcctcctgagtgtgttcCAGGCTGTCACAATCAGTCCCAGTACCTCACTGTTggcaaaatttaaacataaactgAAAAAATACAGCATCTATGCTTTCTTCTATATTTGGTCTTTCAATTTGTCCTTCACTAGTAACCAGTTCTTCTCTGTTGGTGCTTATACCAATGTGAGTGAGACCAACCAGATGAAGGTCACTAAACACTGTTCACACTTTCCCATGAACAACATCATCAGGGGATTGATTGTAACAGTGTCAACTTTaaaagatgtgtttcttgtaggaGTCATGCTGATCACAAGTACATACATGGTGATTATCTTGTTCAGACATCAGAGACAATGCAAGCATCTTCATAGCATCAGTCACCTGAGAGCTTCCCCTGAGAAAAGAGCCACTCAGACCATCTTTCTGCTGgtggttttctttgtggtcaTGTACTGGGTGGACCTCATCATCTCATCAACCTCAGTCCTGTTGTGGTTGTATAATCCAGTCATCCTGACTGTTCAGAAGTTTGTGGTGAATGTCTATCCCACAATTACTCCTTTGGTTCAAATCGGTTCTGATAACAGAATAATTAATGGGCTGAAAAACTTGTGGCCAAAATGCCACCAAGCTTTTTAAAGGGCGataatttttctcctttaaaaagaaaagatttgggGTGACCTCTTCCTGCATTCTCATGGTTGGTTATGCTCCTAAGACCTGTGACTCCACCCTGTTGATAGCAAGATGTCTTCAGGAAATGCAAAAATTGGACATCCTGCTTCCAGTTTCAAACCTACAGCAGTTATGCCAGATGGACAATTCAAAGATATGAGCCTAAGTGATTA
Above is a genomic segment from Arvicanthis niloticus isolate mArvNil1 chromosome 4, mArvNil1.pat.X, whole genome shotgun sequence containing:
- the LOC117707188 gene encoding putative vomeronasal receptor-like protein 4, which gives rise to MSSIKNVLYFQSGLGVLANVFLLTFYIFILLSHRPKPMDLISCQLTFVHIIMVLSAGDIWFSDLFESLNIKNDFICKATFYISRVMRGLSISITCLLSVFQAVTISPSTSLLAKFKHKLKKYSIYAFFYIWSFNLSFTSNQFFSVGAYTNVSETNQMKVTKHCSHFPMNNIIRGLIVTVSTLKDVFLVGVMLITSTYMVIILFRHQRQCKHLHSISHLRASPEKRATQTIFLLVVFFVVMYWVDLIISSTSVLLWLYNPVILTVQKFVVNVYPTITPLVQIGSDNRIINGLKNLWPKCHQAF